A single genomic interval of Xyrauchen texanus isolate HMW12.3.18 chromosome 8, RBS_HiC_50CHRs, whole genome shotgun sequence harbors:
- the LOC127648111 gene encoding C-type lectin domain family 4 member E-like, with protein sequence MRLFIDFSEKWIQHKGRFYVFSSEKKNWTNSRERCQDLGGDLVIINSKEEQEFLARQILGTKTLYWIGLTDSHEEGTWLWVDNNRLKDDLKFWTKNSPDDYKASEDCVVLNGNINEAQWGDISCLRKESSICEILCF encoded by the exons ATGAGACTCTTTATAg ATTTCTCTGAGAAGTGGATCCAGCACAAGGGCAGATTCTATGTTTTCTCGTCTGAGAAAAAGAACTGGACCAACAGCAGAGAACGCTGTCAGGATCTGGGTGGAGACCTGGTCATCATCAACAGCAAAGAAGAGCAG GAGTTTCTTGCAAGGCAAATACTTGGTACAAAAACATTATATTGGATTGGTCTGACTGATAGCCATGAAGAGGGGACATGGTTGTGGGTGGACAATAACCGCTTAAAGGATGATCTTAa ATTCTGGACTAAAAATTCCCCAGATGACTACAAAGCTAGTGAAGATTGTGTTGTATTAAATGGCAATATAAATGAAGCACAATGGGGGGACATTTCTTGCTTGCGAAAAGAGTCAAGTATTTGTGagattttgtgtttttaa